The segment TGTGTATGTTCTTTATTTTTGCTTTGTCAGAAGCCTCTAATTGACTCAAGGCTCTTATAAGGAAACCAACTCCTTTTGCTTCCTCTAATCTGCCTACAAAACATAAACTTAGTTGTCCTTGCTCAAGACGTTTTGTCTGTATTACTATTTTTCCGATTTCTATTTCAGCAGCTGTTAAACACGGGTTTTCAAAGGTGAGGCAATGCAAAGGCTGATCGCTCCACCTGCCATTTATGGTCACCTTTCTTTTTTGTTTTTTTAATAACCAACGCTGAAAACGATACGCCATTGGCGCCTGCTTTTGCTTCCAATTTCCTGCATATTTAAACCATCCCGGTTTTGAACTCAACCCTATTAAATATGGAATGACATAAACACCAATACCTGTAGGCGCTCTAAATTGAAAGTAATCTGCTTTGCGTAATGCAGATTGTACGGTTTTTAACACCAAAGGACCTTTGAAAATCAGATTCATTTTATCACGCATTGTGTCACCACCTAAAGCCGGTATAGCCACGAAAGAAATGCGATTCGAAATATATGGCAAAGCACTAGATGGAGCTTCACAATCATGTAACATTGCCACATGGTATATGTGATCAAAAATTTCAAGCAA is part of the Formosa sp. Hel1_31_208 genome and harbors:
- a CDS encoding glycosyltransferase, which gives rise to MRVLTIISHTEHYKDDDGTILGLGSTVTEINHLLEIFDHIYHVAMLHDCEAPSSALPYISNRISFVAIPALGGDTMRDKMNLIFKGPLVLKTVQSALRKADYFQFRAPTGIGVYVIPYLIGLSSKPGWFKYAGNWKQKQAPMAYRFQRWLLKKQKRKVTINGRWSDQPLHCLTFENPCLTAAEIEIGKIVIQTKRLEQGQLSLCFVGRLEEAKGVGFLIRALSQLEASDKAKIKNIHIVGDGQLMQVYKDESQSIGLNFIFHGFLARHEVHEIYKTSHAIILPSASEGFPKVIAEAMNYGCLPIVSNVSSLSQYVKHNENGFLLNAIRESEITKALAKVLYLSDGTYVAMIQNANEQHQKFTYAHYNQRIKNEILTDSSKI